The proteins below come from a single Nocardioides eburneiflavus genomic window:
- a CDS encoding DLW-39 family protein, translating to MKKLLLVVLAAAGAVLAKKKLDEGKNEQALWAEATDTVEKA from the coding sequence ATGAAGAAGCTCCTGCTGGTCGTCCTCGCCGCCGCCGGCGCGGTGCTCGCGAAGAAGAAGCTGGACGAGGGCAAGAACGAGCAGGCCCTCTGGGCCGAGGCCACCGACACCGTCGAGAAGGCCTGA
- a CDS encoding DUF3566 domain-containing protein — protein MSERTAAPRRTSGDEPAKRSLTDRLQDTFSSAAEEHRANAAPREPKGSRARRTPGRQPRRARLRLTRIDPWSVMKTSFLLSVAFGVVTFVAIFMVWSVLGAAGVWESINSAVASIVEGDSGNSTFDVTDYVGMSRVLGFTLLVSVLDVILITAIATLTAFLYNLAAALLGGIEVTLAEDEK, from the coding sequence ATGTCGGAACGCACCGCAGCTCCCCGTCGTACGTCCGGGGACGAGCCCGCCAAGCGGTCACTGACCGACCGCCTGCAGGACACGTTCTCCAGCGCCGCTGAGGAGCACCGCGCCAACGCCGCTCCCCGCGAGCCGAAGGGCAGCCGCGCCCGCCGTACGCCTGGCCGCCAGCCGCGTCGCGCCCGCCTCCGGCTGACCCGCATCGACCCGTGGTCGGTGATGAAGACGTCGTTCCTGCTCTCGGTCGCGTTCGGTGTCGTCACCTTCGTGGCGATCTTCATGGTGTGGTCGGTGCTGGGCGCAGCCGGCGTGTGGGAGTCGATCAACTCCGCCGTGGCGAGCATCGTCGAGGGCGACAGCGGCAACTCGACGTTCGACGTGACCGACTACGTCGGGATGTCGCGGGTGCTCGGCTTCACGCTCCTCGTCTCGGTGCTCGACGTCATCCTGATCACCGCGATCGCCACGCTGACGGCGTTCCTCTACAACCTCGCGGCCGCCCTGCTCGGCGGCATCGAGGTGACCCTCGCCGAGGACGAGAAGTGA
- the gyrA gene encoding DNA gyrase subunit A gives MTETPTGTGAGGFGFGDDRIQPIELQTLMQQSYIDYAMTVIVGRALPDVRDGLKPVHRRILYAMYDGGYRPDRGFSKCSRVVGDVMGQYHPHGDTAIYDTMVRLAQPWVLRAPLINGQGNFGSPGNDSAAAMRYTECRMAPLAMEMVRDIDEDTVDFRPNYDGRSQEPTILPSRFPNLLVNGSAGIAVGMATSIPPHNLREVAEGAVWALEHPDATKEELQDALVERIKGPDFPNGALIVGRQGIEQAYRTGRGSITQRAVVEIDEDAKGRVMLVISELPYMVNPDNLALKIAELADSGRIQGIADVRDDTSSRTGQRLVIILKRDAVARVVLNNLFKHTELQTNFSANMLALVDGVPRTLPIDQFISHWVTHQIEVIQRRTRFRLAEAERQAHIYRGLAKALDALDEVIALIRRSPDVEEARTGLIELLDIDEVQANAILEMQLRRLAALERQKIMDRLAELERVIADLEDILANEARQRQIVADELTEIVEKYGNDRRSQIIAADGDLSMEDLIPDEDLVVSITRGGYAKRTRADQYRLQKRGGKGVRGATLRGDDVVQHFIATTNHHWLLFFTTAGRVYRTKAYNLPEAARDAKGGHVAGLLSFQPDEDIAQVLAIRDYEQAPYLVLATRNGLVKKTKLGDYNSPRQAGVIAINFREEDDELIGAELVNGDDDILLVSRKGQAIRFQASDDQLRPMGRATGGVRGMKFKHDDDSVLSLSVIRAAQVAAEEAAEARLVEDGEAPADIAPGDLPDVKEQYVFTITDGGYAKRTRITDYRITNRGGVGIRAVRLSNEDRGGLVGAFIVEEGDEVLSITSGGQVVRSPIDANFRATGRDSQGVKFVTPKKGDTVAVVARSVEAPDEDEESPVVDDGATIDGKDAPADTTEE, from the coding sequence ATGACTGAGACCCCTACCGGCACCGGAGCAGGCGGCTTCGGGTTCGGCGACGACCGCATCCAGCCGATCGAGCTGCAGACGTTGATGCAGCAGTCCTACATCGACTACGCGATGACCGTCATCGTCGGCCGCGCGCTGCCCGACGTACGCGACGGGCTCAAGCCGGTGCACCGCCGCATCCTCTACGCGATGTACGACGGCGGCTACCGCCCCGACCGTGGCTTCTCGAAGTGCTCGCGCGTCGTCGGCGACGTGATGGGTCAGTACCACCCCCACGGCGACACCGCGATCTACGACACCATGGTCCGCCTCGCGCAGCCGTGGGTGCTGCGTGCGCCGCTGATCAACGGCCAGGGCAACTTCGGCTCACCGGGCAACGACTCCGCCGCCGCCATGCGATACACCGAGTGCCGCATGGCGCCGCTGGCGATGGAGATGGTGCGCGACATCGACGAGGACACCGTCGACTTCCGCCCCAACTACGACGGTCGGTCGCAGGAGCCGACCATCCTGCCGTCGCGGTTCCCCAACCTGCTGGTCAACGGCTCGGCCGGCATCGCGGTGGGCATGGCGACCAGCATCCCGCCGCACAACCTGCGCGAGGTCGCCGAGGGCGCCGTGTGGGCGCTCGAGCACCCCGACGCCACCAAGGAAGAGCTCCAGGACGCGCTGGTCGAGCGGATCAAGGGCCCCGACTTCCCCAACGGCGCCCTGATCGTCGGCCGCCAGGGCATCGAGCAGGCCTACCGCACCGGCCGCGGCTCGATCACCCAGCGTGCGGTCGTCGAGATCGACGAGGACGCCAAGGGCCGCGTCATGCTGGTCATCAGCGAGCTCCCCTACATGGTCAACCCCGACAACCTCGCGCTCAAGATCGCCGAGCTCGCCGACTCCGGCCGTATCCAGGGCATCGCCGACGTCCGCGACGACACCAGCTCGCGCACCGGCCAGCGGCTGGTCATCATCCTCAAGCGCGACGCCGTCGCCCGGGTGGTGCTCAACAACCTGTTCAAGCACACCGAGCTCCAGACCAACTTCTCGGCCAACATGCTGGCGCTGGTCGACGGGGTGCCGCGCACCCTGCCCATCGACCAGTTCATCTCGCACTGGGTGACCCACCAGATCGAGGTCATCCAGCGGCGTACGCGCTTCCGCCTCGCCGAGGCCGAGCGCCAGGCCCACATCTACCGCGGGCTCGCCAAGGCGCTCGACGCCCTCGACGAGGTCATCGCGCTGATCCGGCGCAGTCCCGACGTCGAGGAGGCCCGCACCGGCCTCATCGAGCTCCTGGACATCGACGAGGTCCAGGCCAACGCGATCCTCGAGATGCAGCTGCGTCGCCTCGCGGCCCTCGAGCGCCAGAAGATCATGGACCGCCTCGCCGAGCTCGAGCGCGTGATCGCCGACCTCGAGGACATCCTCGCCAACGAGGCCCGCCAGCGGCAGATCGTCGCCGACGAGCTCACCGAGATCGTCGAGAAGTACGGCAACGACCGGCGCTCGCAGATCATCGCCGCCGACGGCGACCTCTCGATGGAGGACCTGATCCCCGACGAGGACCTGGTCGTCTCCATCACCCGCGGCGGCTACGCCAAGCGCACCCGCGCCGACCAGTACCGCCTGCAGAAGCGCGGCGGGAAGGGCGTACGCGGCGCCACCCTGCGCGGTGACGACGTGGTCCAGCACTTCATCGCGACCACCAACCACCACTGGCTGCTGTTCTTCACCACGGCGGGTCGCGTCTACCGCACCAAGGCCTACAACCTGCCCGAGGCGGCGCGCGACGCGAAGGGCGGTCACGTCGCCGGCCTGCTGAGCTTCCAGCCCGACGAGGACATCGCCCAGGTCCTGGCGATCCGCGACTACGAGCAGGCCCCCTACCTCGTGCTCGCCACCCGCAACGGCCTGGTGAAGAAGACCAAGCTGGGCGACTACAACAGCCCGCGCCAGGCCGGCGTCATCGCGATCAACTTCCGCGAGGAGGACGACGAGCTGATCGGCGCCGAGCTGGTCAACGGCGACGACGACATCCTGCTCGTGTCCCGCAAGGGCCAGGCGATCCGCTTCCAGGCCAGCGACGACCAGCTGCGCCCGATGGGTCGCGCGACCGGCGGCGTACGCGGCATGAAGTTCAAGCACGACGACGACTCCGTGCTCTCCCTCTCGGTGATCCGCGCCGCGCAGGTCGCCGCCGAGGAGGCCGCCGAGGCACGCCTCGTCGAGGACGGCGAGGCGCCGGCCGACATCGCGCCCGGCGACCTGCCCGACGTGAAGGAGCAGTACGTCTTCACGATCACCGACGGCGGCTACGCCAAGCGCACGCGCATCACCGACTACCGCATCACCAACCGCGGCGGTGTCGGCATCCGCGCCGTCCGGCTCAGCAACGAGGACCGCGGCGGCCTGGTCGGCGCGTTCATCGTGGAGGAGGGCGACGAGGTGCTGTCGATCACCAGCGGCGGCCAGGTCGTGCGCAGCCCCATCGACGCCAACTTCCGGGCCACCGGTCGCGACAGCCAGGGCGTGAAGTTCGTGACGCCCAAGAAGGGCGACACGGTCGCGGTCGTGGCACGCTCGGTGGAGGCGCCCGATGAGGACGAGGAATCGCCGGTTGTCGACGACGGTGCAACAATCGACGGGAAGGACGCCCCTGCCGACACCACCGAGGAGTGA
- the gyrB gene encoding DNA topoisomerase (ATP-hydrolyzing) subunit B: MSEQNHESTPATTPDSDPTPQPSPPSDGAPSEAERAEALAAAVEDAVEAVEEKRSTTAVDGSVEYDASAIQVLEGLEAVRKRPGMYIGSTGERGLHHLIWEIVDNGVDEALAGYATRIVLTLQSDGGVRVEDNGRGIPTDTAPGQEMPALTMALTMLHAGGKFGGGGYKVSGGLHGVGVSVVNALSTRLVAEVKNRGHLWRQSFQLGVPDADLAQVRPMEDGEQTGTTVTWYASEEIFEHTNYNLETITSRLREMAFLNKGVEFVVRDERPDAESRVDAVQDETIDNEIDNAGHDAIKRAETGGLEQVFKYDRGLVDYVEHLNRRKTVANPSVIAFEAETAEGAAGQHMSLEVAMQWNTSYTESVHTFANNINTHEGGTHEEGFRAALTSLVNNWGEEWGLIKKKEDRVSGDDIREGLTAIISIKLGEPQFEGQTKTKLGNTEAKGFTQRIMNDQLGAWLEQNPAEGRDIVRKSQAAASARIAARKARELARNRKGLLGGGGLPGKLSDCQSTNPAECEVFIVEGDSAGGSARQGRDPRIQAILPIRGKILNVEKARIDKVLANSEVQAIISALGTGIHEEFNLEKLRYHKVVMMADADVDGHHINTLLLTLLFRFMKPLIEHGYVYMAQPPLYRLRWNKPADHEFVYSDAERDALLADGQAQGKKLPKENPVQRYKGLGEMNADELWETTMDPDARLMKQVTLEDAAQADEIFSILMGEDVEQRRSFIQRNAKDVRFLDI; the protein is encoded by the coding sequence CAGGTCCTCGAGGGCCTCGAGGCCGTCCGCAAGCGCCCGGGCATGTACATCGGCTCCACCGGCGAGCGCGGCCTGCACCACCTGATCTGGGAGATCGTGGACAACGGCGTCGACGAGGCGCTCGCCGGCTACGCCACCCGGATCGTGCTGACCCTTCAGTCCGACGGCGGCGTGCGGGTCGAGGACAACGGCCGCGGCATCCCCACCGACACCGCCCCGGGCCAGGAGATGCCGGCTCTCACGATGGCGCTGACCATGCTCCACGCCGGCGGCAAGTTCGGCGGCGGCGGCTACAAGGTCTCCGGCGGCCTCCACGGCGTCGGCGTGTCCGTGGTCAACGCGCTGTCCACCCGCCTCGTCGCCGAGGTCAAGAACCGCGGCCACCTGTGGCGCCAGAGCTTCCAGCTCGGCGTGCCCGACGCCGACCTCGCGCAGGTGCGCCCGATGGAGGACGGCGAGCAGACCGGCACGACGGTCACCTGGTACGCCTCGGAGGAGATCTTCGAGCACACCAACTACAACCTCGAGACCATCACCTCGCGGCTGCGCGAGATGGCGTTCCTCAACAAGGGCGTCGAGTTCGTCGTGCGCGACGAGCGCCCCGACGCCGAGTCGCGCGTCGACGCCGTCCAGGACGAGACGATCGACAACGAGATCGACAACGCGGGCCACGACGCGATCAAGCGCGCGGAGACCGGCGGCCTCGAGCAGGTCTTCAAGTACGACCGCGGTCTCGTCGACTACGTCGAGCACCTCAACCGCCGCAAGACCGTGGCCAACCCGAGCGTCATCGCCTTCGAGGCCGAGACCGCCGAGGGCGCCGCCGGGCAGCACATGAGCCTCGAGGTCGCGATGCAGTGGAACACCTCCTACACCGAGTCGGTCCACACCTTCGCCAACAACATCAACACCCACGAGGGCGGCACCCACGAGGAGGGCTTCCGCGCCGCGCTCACCTCCCTGGTCAACAACTGGGGAGAGGAGTGGGGACTGATCAAGAAGAAGGAGGACCGGGTCTCCGGCGACGACATCCGCGAGGGCCTGACCGCGATCATCTCGATCAAGCTCGGAGAGCCGCAGTTCGAGGGCCAGACCAAGACCAAGCTCGGCAACACCGAGGCCAAGGGCTTCACCCAGCGGATCATGAACGACCAGCTCGGCGCCTGGCTCGAGCAGAACCCCGCCGAGGGCCGCGACATCGTCCGCAAGTCGCAGGCCGCGGCCAGCGCCCGGATCGCCGCGCGCAAGGCCCGCGAGCTGGCCCGCAACCGCAAGGGACTCCTCGGTGGCGGCGGCCTCCCCGGCAAGCTCAGCGACTGCCAGTCGACCAACCCCGCCGAGTGCGAGGTCTTCATCGTCGAGGGCGACTCGGCCGGCGGCTCGGCCCGCCAGGGCCGCGACCCGCGCATCCAGGCGATCCTGCCGATCCGCGGCAAGATCCTCAACGTCGAGAAGGCCCGCATCGACAAGGTGCTCGCCAACTCCGAGGTCCAGGCGATCATCTCCGCGCTCGGCACCGGCATCCACGAGGAGTTCAACCTCGAGAAGCTGCGCTACCACAAGGTCGTGATGATGGCCGACGCCGACGTCGACGGCCACCACATCAACACCCTGCTGCTAACGCTGCTGTTCCGCTTCATGAAGCCGCTCATCGAGCACGGGTACGTCTACATGGCCCAGCCCCCGCTCTACCGCCTGCGCTGGAACAAGCCGGCCGACCACGAGTTCGTCTACTCCGACGCCGAGCGCGACGCACTGCTCGCCGACGGCCAGGCCCAGGGCAAGAAGCTGCCCAAGGAGAACCCGGTCCAGCGCTACAAGGGTCTCGGCGAGATGAACGCCGACGAGCTGTGGGAGACCACGATGGACCCCGACGCCCGCCTGATGAAGCAGGTCACGCTCGAGGACGCCGCCCAGGCCGACGAGATCTTCTCGATCCTCATGGGCGAGGACGTCGAGCAGCGCCGCTCCTTCATCCAGCGCAACGCCAAGGACGTCCGCTTCCTCGATATCTAG